The Shewanella sp. NFH-SH190041 genome has a window encoding:
- the tdh gene encoding L-threonine 3-dehydrogenase gives MKALSKLHAKPGIWQIDAPMPEVGHNDLLIKIRKTAICGTDVHIYNWDDWSQKTIPVPMIVGHEYVGEVVGMGQEVRGFTIGDRVSGEGHITCGHCRNCRAGRTHLCRNTSGVGVNRQGAFAEYLVIPAFNAFKIPADISDDLAVIFDPFGNAVHTALSFDLVGEDVLITGAGPIGIMAAAVCRHVGARHVVITDVNEYRLTLAAQMGATRTVNVAQEQLSDVMQQLGMNEGFDVGLEMSGVPSAFHTMLNTMNHGGKIAMLGIPGGDMAIDWSQVIFKGLTIKGIYGREMFETWYKMASLIQSGLDISPIITHHFKVDEFQQGFDAMRSGHSGKVILNWQD, from the coding sequence ATGAAAGCACTGAGTAAACTGCACGCTAAACCGGGAATATGGCAAATTGATGCGCCTATGCCGGAAGTTGGCCACAATGATTTGCTGATCAAAATCCGTAAAACCGCCATCTGCGGCACGGATGTGCATATCTACAACTGGGATGATTGGTCACAAAAAACCATCCCGGTACCCATGATTGTCGGCCATGAGTATGTCGGTGAGGTGGTTGGCATGGGGCAAGAGGTCCGTGGCTTTACCATTGGCGATCGGGTATCTGGCGAAGGTCATATTACCTGCGGCCACTGCCGTAACTGCCGCGCCGGTCGTACCCACTTATGCCGCAATACCTCCGGCGTCGGCGTTAACCGTCAGGGGGCTTTTGCGGAATATCTGGTGATCCCGGCGTTTAATGCCTTTAAGATCCCGGCCGATATCAGTGATGATCTGGCCGTCATTTTCGATCCTTTCGGCAATGCGGTGCATACCGCACTGTCATTTGATCTGGTTGGTGAAGATGTATTGATCACCGGTGCCGGCCCCATTGGCATTATGGCCGCCGCCGTCTGTCGTCATGTTGGAGCTCGCCATGTGGTGATTACCGATGTGAATGAATATCGCCTCACCTTAGCTGCACAAATGGGGGCAACCCGCACTGTCAATGTCGCCCAGGAGCAGCTCAGTGACGTGATGCAACAGTTGGGCATGAATGAAGGCTTTGATGTCGGGCTGGAAATGTCCGGGGTTCCTTCAGCGTTTCATACCATGCTCAATACCATGAACCACGGCGGCAAAATTGCCATGTTGGGGATCCCGGGAGGGGACATGGCGATCGATTGGAGCCAAGTGATTTTCAAAGGGCTGACCATCAAAGGGATCTATGGCCGAGAGATGTTTGAAACCTGGTATAAAATGGCCAGTCTGATCCAGTCTGGGCTAGATATCTCGCCGATAATTACCCACCACTTCAAAGTTGATGAGTTCCAGCAAGGTTTTGATGCCATGCGCTCTGGTCACTCTGGTAAAGTGATCCTCAACTGGCAAGACTAA
- the glpE gene encoding thiosulfate sulfurtransferase GlpE encodes MTPYQHLSVAQLQAMQSDQQPLQIVDIRDPQSFAAGHIPAAFNLSNDNLTEYIHQADLDVPLVVVCYHGISSQQAAVFLHEQGFDQVYSLDGGFQGWQQATGQ; translated from the coding sequence ATGACCCCGTATCAACATCTTAGTGTTGCCCAACTGCAGGCGATGCAATCTGATCAGCAGCCACTGCAAATCGTCGATATTCGCGATCCACAGAGCTTTGCCGCTGGCCATATTCCGGCCGCCTTTAATCTCAGTAATGATAATTTGACGGAATATATCCATCAGGCTGATTTAGATGTACCACTTGTCGTGGTGTGCTATCACGGTATCAGCAGTCAGCAGGCCGCCGTATTTCTGCATGAGCAAGGATTTGATCAGGTTTATAGTCTCGATGGTGGATTTCAAGGTTGGCAACAGGCCACAGGGCAATAA